A portion of the Oncorhynchus nerka isolate Pitt River linkage group LG27, Oner_Uvic_2.0, whole genome shotgun sequence genome contains these proteins:
- the LOC115111005 gene encoding LIM/homeobox protein Lhx2-like, with amino-acid sequence MEILGFRFEENTFNIIPSPATMLFHGLPGGEMHVVVEEMDRRRKSESAAISSAIDMGECETNMSCMNSDRVSLCAGCGGKIADRYYLLAVDKQWHMRCLKCCECKLNLESELTCFSKDGSIYCKEDYYRRFSVQRCARCHLGISASEMVMRARDLVYHLNCFTCTSCNKMLTTGDHFGMKDSLVYCRLHFENLIQGEYQTHFNHADVASHKGLGPANALGLSYFNGVGSVHKGRPRKRKSPGPGADLAAYNAALSCNENDGDSMDRDSYSSSQKTKRMRTSFKHHQLRTMKSYFAINHNPDAKDLKQLAQKTGLTKRVLQVWFQNARAKFRRNLLRQENTGVDKTSDGSTLQGGTPSGPASDISNASMSPSSTPTTLTDLTNPTMPTVTSVLTSVSGSMDVHECRSPLQTTLTSLF; translated from the exons ATGGAAATCTTGGGTTTCAGATTTGAGGAAAACACGTTTAACATCATCCCCTCTCCGGCAACTATGCTTTTCCACGGCCTCCCTGGAGGCGAAATGCACGTTGTTGTGGAAGAAATGGACCGGAGAAGAAAGAGCGAATCCGCAGCTATCAGTTCGGCCATAGATATGGGAGAATGTGAAACG AACATGTCGTGCATGAACAGCGACAGGGTGTCTTTGTGCGCGGGCTGCGGCGGGAAGATCGCTGACCGCTACTACCTGCTGGCAGTGGACAAACAGTGGCACATGCGCTGTCTCAAGTGCTGCGAGTGTAAACTCAACCTCGAGTCCGAGCTCACCTGCTTCAGCAAAGACGGAAGTATCTACTGCAAGGAAGATTATTACAG AAGGTTTTCGGTCCAGAGATGTGCCCGGTGCCACCTCGGGATCTCGGCCTCAGAGATGGTGATGCGGGCCAGGGACTTGGTGTACCACTTGAACTGTTTCACCTGCACATCCTGCAACAAGATGCTAACGACTGGGGACCACTTTGGCATGAAAGACAGTCTGGTCTACTGTCGGCTGCACTTTGAAAATCTCATACAGGGGGAATATCAGACACATTTCAATCATGCGGATGTAGCCTCTCACAAAGGACTGGGACCTGCCAACGCATTGGGACTATCCTATTTCAACGGCGTGGGGAGTGTGCACAAAGGGCGGCCCAGGAAAAGGAAAAGTCCCGGGCCAGGAGCAGATTTAGCAGCCTACAATGCCG CACTCAGCTGTAATGAGAACGACGGAGACTCTATGGACAGGGACTCCTACAGCTCCAGTCAGAAGACCAAGCGCATGCGGACCTCCTTCAAACACCACCAGCTGAGGACCATGAAGTCCTACTTTGCCATCAACCACAACCCAGACGCCAAGGACCTGAAGCAGCTGGCCCAGAAGACTGGCCTCACCAAGCGTGTActacag GTCTGGTTCCAGAATGCTCGGGCCAAGTTCCGGCGGAACCTGCTGAGACAGGAAAACACGGGAGTGGACAAGACCTCAGACGGCTCCACCCTGCAGGGGGGCACGCCCTCCGGACCTGCCTCCGATATCTCCAATGCCTCCATGAGTCCTTCCAGCACCCCCACCACCCTGACAGACCTGACCAACCCCACTATGCCCACCGTCACCTCCGTGTTAACCTCTGTCTCTGGCAGCATGGATGTTCACGAGTGCAGGAGCCCGTTGCAGACCACCCTGACCAGTCTGTTCTGA